From the genome of Bacteroides sp. MSB163, one region includes:
- the rsxA gene encoding electron transport complex subunit RsxA, protein MEYILIFISAIFVNNIVLSQFLGICPFLGVSKKVETALGMSAAVAFVLTIATIVTFLIQKFVLDAFDLGYLQTITFILVIAALVQMVEIILKKVSPSLYQALGVFLPLITTNCCILGVAILVIQKDYDLLTGVVYAFSTAIGFGLALTLFAGLREQMSLVNIPKGMKGTPIALITAGLLAMAFMGFSGVVKI, encoded by the coding sequence ATGGAATATATATTGATATTTATTTCGGCAATCTTTGTCAATAACATCGTATTGTCGCAGTTTTTGGGTATCTGTCCGTTTTTAGGTGTATCCAAGAAGGTGGAAACTGCATTGGGTATGTCGGCTGCCGTGGCATTTGTGCTTACGATTGCAACTATAGTGACATTTCTTATTCAGAAATTTGTGCTTGATGCTTTTGACCTGGGGTATTTACAGACTATTACTTTTATTTTGGTGATTGCTGCACTGGTTCAGATGGTAGAGATTATTTTGAAAAAAGTATCGCCTTCTTTGTATCAGGCACTGGGTGTGTTTTTGCCTCTGATCACAACTAACTGTTGTATCCTTGGTGTTGCCATCCTTGTAATTCAGAAAGATTATGATCTGTTGACCGGTGTGGTTTATGCATTTTCTACAGCTATCGGTTTTGGTCTGGCGCTGACTCTTTTTGCGGGTTTGCGCGAACAGATGAGTTTGGTAAATATCCCGAAAGGAATGAAGGGGACTCCGATCGCTCTGATTACTGCCGGTCTTTTGGCTATGGCCTTTATGGGCTTCTCAGGTGTTGTGAAAATCTGA
- the rsxE gene encoding electron transport complex subunit RsxE, which yields MNNFKVMMNGIIKENPTFVLLLGMCPTLGTTSSAINGMGMGLATMFVLICSNVVISAIKNVIPDMVRIPSFIVVIASFVTLLQMVMQAYVPALYATLGLFIPLIVVNCIVLGRAEAFAAKNTPVASFFDGLGMGLGFTLALTLLGAVREFLGTGKIFDLTILPEEYGMLIFVLAPGAFIALGYLIALINGLKKN from the coding sequence ATGAATAATTTTAAAGTTATGATGAACGGGATTATTAAAGAGAATCCTACGTTTGTACTCCTGCTTGGTATGTGTCCTACGCTGGGTACCACCTCTTCCGCTATCAATGGTATGGGTATGGGACTGGCAACGATGTTTGTGCTGATTTGTTCTAATGTTGTAATCTCGGCGATCAAGAATGTAATTCCTGATATGGTACGTATTCCGTCGTTCATTGTGGTTATTGCTTCTTTTGTGACTTTACTGCAAATGGTCATGCAAGCTTATGTTCCTGCTCTATATGCTACGCTGGGCTTGTTTATTCCGTTGATTGTGGTAAACTGTATTGTATTGGGACGCGCAGAAGCTTTTGCTGCCAAAAACACTCCGGTAGCTTCTTTCTTTGATGGTTTAGGAATGGGTCTTGGCTTTACTTTGGCCCTTACTTTGCTGGGTGCCGTACGTGAATTTCTGGGAACCGGTAAGATATTCGATTTGACTATCCTTCCTGAAGAATACGGTATGTTGATATTTGTACTTGCACCGGGAGCTTTCATCGCACTGGGGTATCTGATTGCATTGATAAACGGCTTGAAAAAGAATTAA